The nucleotide window TGCTGCCGCTGCCGGTGGCTGGGAAAACAGGGCTCCCGAGTTGGCGGGACAGCAGTTGGGGGTACAGACCGCCTTGCTGAAGAGGTTCTGCAGGGCGCTGTCGATCGGTCCCAGCAGCAGACGGTCAAGGGCATCGCAATAGATTTCCTCATACACATGACCGGCCAGAAAATCGCGTTTCATCTCCGGCTGCTGCAAGCCTGACAGTCGCCAGATCCGCTCCAGTTTCCAATAGTCCGGATTGGGGTCATACCACTGTGCCGGACGAATCCCGGCAATGACCTCGGGGTGGTTATGGACGGTGCGGTAGGCGCGTATCAGGGCCGCGGTCAACTGGATCAGCAGCCCCTTTTCCGATCCGGGCCATGACGGCGGAACAAGCACCACAACGCCACGGCCATCCTCTTCGGCGCGGATGCTTTCGTCGAGTTCGGCCAACGTGTTCGTGCTGATGGGGGTGCCCCCACCCGCGACGATCCTGAAGCCCTTGCCGGCTGCTATGGCGCGCAGGGTATCGGCCGTCGCGAAGGCCCCCACGTCGATGGTCCCGGCCTCGAGCGCGGCCAACCCGCCGGCGGAATCGGCGAATCTGACCAGGGTTACTGCCACCCCTTCCTTCGCAAAATGCCCCTTTGCCGCCGCAATCCGGCACAGGGCGCTCCCCGGATGGTCGAGATATCCCAGCCTGATGGTCCTGGCGGCACCGTCGCTCACCGTGGCAAGAACGATCCCGGCCATCAGCGCCAGCATGGCCGCCAGGTGGAGAAGCTCGGCGTTCATATGCTGTCTCCCTCCGAGCGCACGATCCTCCCCTCGTCCAGTTCCGAGAGGATGTTCTCGTGCAGCAGGGTGACCAGCCTGTCCCGCAGGCCGAGGAAGGAATCCCTGAGATACAGCTCCTGACGGATGCGGGGACGTGGCAGATCGACCTCGAAGACCCCCTTGATCGTGCCCGGGTTGAGTCCCAGCACAACGATCCGGTTGGCCAGCAGGATGGCCTCCTCGACATCATGGGTAACGAAGAAGACCGTCTTGCGTTCCCCCTCCTTCTGCTGCCAGAGCTGCAGCAGCAGGTCCTGGAGCTTGGCTCGGGTAATGGCGTCCAGGGCTCCGAAGGGTTCATCCATCAGCAGCACCGGAGAATTGATCGCAAAGGCACGGGCAATGGCGGCCCGCTGCCGCATGCCGCCGGACATCTGCCCCGGCAGCTTTTCGCTCGCTCCCCCCAGGCCGACCAGCTCCAGATAGCCGACGGCTGCCTCGCGGTACTCGCCCCTGCTCTTGCCGGGGAAGGCCTGCTCCAGGGCCAGGACGATGTTCTGGCCGGCGGTCATCCAGGGAAACAGGGAGTAGTCCTGAAACACGACGCCCCGGTCCAGACCCGGCCCGCTGATCGCGGCGCCATCCAGGGTGATGCTGCCCGAGGTCGGCAGTGACAGGCCGGCCAGCAGTCGCAACAAGGTACTCTTGCCGCAGCCCGAGGGCCCCAGCAGACAGATGAAATCCCCCGCCTCGGCGGTAAGCGTGATATCCCGCAGAACCTGATGGCTGCCGTAGGCATAACTGACATTGTCTATGGTTACCTCATGCATTGGTACTCCAGTGGGAAGTATTAGTCCTAAGGTTGCTCAAAAATAGTCAGATCGTCGCACCCGCAGGAAGCCCCGCGGAGGCGTAGCAGCGCTACGCCGCACAAGAGGGCTTTCGAGGACGGCGGCGAGATGGCTGTTTTTGAGCAACCTTCTCAGATGCTCTGGCCGGTGCTGCGGACCTCTCCCGTCTCCACCGCCACTATCTGATCGGACCATCCGGCGGCCCAGCGGCGCAGTTCGTGGACATCCAGCGGCTCGGGCACCTTGGACTCGGTGTGGGCTGCAATCCTGGCCGCCAGAGTTTTGTAGACAGCAGCCTGCTCGGAATCCGGGAAGGCCTCGATGGTGGTCTTGCCCTGCAGCTCGGCCTGGGTGACGGTGATCGAACGGGGCACGTATTCCACTACCTGCGTGTTGGTGCGGGCCACAAAGTCGTCGATGATGTGGCGCGCATAGGGGGCGTTGATCGAATTGGCGATCACCCCTCCCAGCAGGGCACCGCCGTTGTTGGAGTACTTCTTGATGCCGGTGAACAGGTTGTTGGCCGCGTAGATGGCCATGAAATCCGAAGAGGATACGGTGAAGACATGCTCGGCAATGCCCTCGCGCACCGGCACGGCAAACCCGCCGCAGACGACGTCGCCGAGCACGTCGTAGATGACGAAATCCAGGTCCAGCAGCTCGAAGATCCGCTGCTGCTTGAGCAGCTCCACGGCGGTGATGATGCCGCGTCCCGCGCAGCCGACCCCCGGGGCCGGCCCTCCGGCTTCGACGCAGTAGACGCCGTTGAAGCCCTGGAAGATCAGATCCTCCGCCTTGGCGTTCTTCTTCTCGCGCAGCGTGTCGAGGATGGTGGGGATATATTCGCCGCCGCGCAGCGTCACGGTCGAATCGCTCTTCGGGTCGCAGCCGATCTGCATCACCTTGTAGCCTGCCACCGACAGGGCAGCGCTGATATTGGACGTGGTGGTCGATTTGCCGATGCCACCCTTGCCATAGATGGCGATCTGTTTCGGTTTTTTTGCCATGTATTCCTCGTTTTATTTCAGATAGTTGAAGCGTTTCCCACGAATCAGGGTCTCGATCGCCTCTGAGATCGGCCCGGGCAGTGCAAAGGCCATGATGCGATGGTTGATCAGGGCGTCGATGGCCCCCGGTCCGATCTGGGCTGCGACGACTCCGCGGCAGTCCGCCAGTGCGGCCGCGGTCCTGGCAAGGGCATCCGCATCATGCTGGTGGCCGGAACAGGGCGGGCTGACCTGCCTCGTTTCGAGCAGTCGGCTTTCGCTGCCGCGCAGCTGGTAGATGTCGAACGAATCCGCCCGTCCGAAATGCGCATCCACCGTAACGCCATCATTGGTTGCCACCGCTA belongs to Geobacter sp. SVR and includes:
- a CDS encoding ABC transporter ATP-binding protein, yielding MHEVTIDNVSYAYGSHQVLRDITLTAEAGDFICLLGPSGCGKSTLLRLLAGLSLPTSGSITLDGAAISGPGLDRGVVFQDYSLFPWMTAGQNIVLALEQAFPGKSRGEYREAAVGYLELVGLGGASEKLPGQMSGGMRQRAAIARAFAINSPVLLMDEPFGALDAITRAKLQDLLLQLWQQKEGERKTVFFVTHDVEEAILLANRIVVLGLNPGTIKGVFEVDLPRPRIRQELYLRDSFLGLRDRLVTLLHENILSELDEGRIVRSEGDSI
- a CDS encoding NifB/NifX family molybdenum-iron cluster-binding protein, translating into MDVKIAVATNDGVTVDAHFGRADSFDIYQLRGSESRLLETRQVSPPCSGHQHDADALARTAAALADCRGVVAAQIGPGAIDALINHRIMAFALPGPISEAIETLIRGKRFNYLK
- a CDS encoding ABC transporter substrate-binding protein; translation: MNAELLHLAAMLALMAGIVLATVSDGAARTIRLGYLDHPGSALCRIAAAKGHFAKEGVAVTLVRFADSAGGLAALEAGTIDVGAFATADTLRAIAAGKGFRIVAGGGTPISTNTLAELDESIRAEEDGRGVVVLVPPSWPGSEKGLLIQLTAALIRAYRTVHNHPEVIAGIRPAQWYDPNPDYWKLERIWRLSGLQQPEMKRDFLAGHVYEEIYCDALDRLLLGPIDSALQNLFSKAVCTPNCCPANSGALFSQPPAAAAQ
- the nifH gene encoding nitrogenase iron protein, with protein sequence MAKKPKQIAIYGKGGIGKSTTTSNISAALSVAGYKVMQIGCDPKSDSTVTLRGGEYIPTILDTLREKKNAKAEDLIFQGFNGVYCVEAGGPAPGVGCAGRGIITAVELLKQQRIFELLDLDFVIYDVLGDVVCGGFAVPVREGIAEHVFTVSSSDFMAIYAANNLFTGIKKYSNNGGALLGGVIANSINAPYARHIIDDFVARTNTQVVEYVPRSITVTQAELQGKTTIEAFPDSEQAAVYKTLAARIAAHTESKVPEPLDVHELRRWAAGWSDQIVAVETGEVRSTGQSI